ggggtgtgcatGCATGatgggtgtgcatgtgtgcaggaGCATGCACGGAtgtgtgcagggtggggggcggcagggtggggggggtgtgtgcagggtgggggggtgtgcagggggtgTGCAGGGGTGCGTGCAGGGTGGGAGGTGTGCATGCATGatgggtgtgcatgtgtgcaggaGCATGCACAGATGTGTGCAGGGTGGGGGCTGTgcagggtgggggtgtgtgtgcagggtggggggtgtgcaTGCATGatgggtgtgcatgtgtgcaggaGCATGCACAGAtgtgtgcagggtggggggtgtgcaTGCATGAcgggtgtgcatgtgtgcaggaGCATGCACAGAtgtgtgcagggtggggggtgcggGCGTgtgtgcagggggatggggggtgCACAGGGCCGGGTATATGCAGGGGTGCGCGCGTGTGCGGGGgcgtgcagggtgggggggtgcgtgcaggggtgcagggggtgcgtGCAGGGTGCgtgcgtgtgtctgtgtgtgtctgcgtgtgcatgtgtgcagggTGCGTGCATCTGCGTgtgcgtgtctgtgtgtgcatgagtGTGCAgggtgcgtgcgtgtgtgtgcgtgtctgtgtgtccatgtgtgcgtgcctgtgtgtgcacaagtgtgcgtgtgtgcagggTGTGTGTAGTGCGTGtccatgtgtctgtgtgtgcacgtgtgcagGGCGTGTGTCTGTGTGCCTGTCCGCGTGCCTGTGTGTGCACGAGTGTGCAGGGTGTGTGTAGCGTGTGTCTGCGTGTGCACAAGTGTGCAGGGTGCGTgcgtctgtgtgtgtgcgtgtctgtgtgtccatgTGTGCGTGCCTGTGTGTGCACAAGTGTGCGTGTGCGCAAGCGTGCGTGTAGcgcgtgtctgtgtgtctgtgtgtgcacgtgtgcagGGCGTGTGTCTGTGTGCCTGTCCGCGTGCCTGTGTGTGCACGAGCGTGCAGGGTGTGTGTagcgtgtgtgtgcgtgtctgtgtgtgcacgAGTGTGCACGTGTGCAGGGTGCGAGCATctgcgtgtctgtgtgtctgtgtgtgcacgAGTGTGCACGTGTGCAGGGTGCGAGCATctgcgtgtctgtgtgtctgtgtgtgcacgAGTGTGCACGTGTGCAGGGTGCGAGCATctgcgtgtctgtgtgtctgtgtgtgcacgAGTGTGCAGGGTGCGTGCGtctgtgcgtgtgtgcgtgtctgtgtgtgcgtgcctgCGTGTGCAcaagtgtgcatgtgtgcgtaGCGTGTGTCTGCGTGTGCACGAGTGTGCACGTGTGCAGGGCGCGTGTCTGTGTGCCTGTCCGCGTGCCTGTGTGTGCACGAGCGTGCAGGGTGCGTGTGCGTGCGTGCAGCACGCGCAGGGGTGTCCCCGTGCCCGCAGGAGTGTGCAGGGTGCCCGTGCAGCACGCGCAGGCCGCGTCTCGTCTCGTGCGCTCCCGCCCGTGGAGCgcgcgcagccccgcgccctgccccccccaccccacccccggccccggcgattctgcgcatgcgcggcgggcgcgcgcggccggggagggggcgtggcctAAGAACGGCCTCGCCCttctcccgccccgcccctccacgcagcggccgcggcggcgagCTCCGATTGGCGGCGCCGCGAGGGGGCGTGacgcggcgggggggcgggcgcCGAGCTCCGATTGGCGGCGCCGCGAGGGGGCgcgaggcggcggggggcgggcgccGAGCTCCGATTGGCGGCGCCGCGAGGGGGCgcgaggcggcggggggagcgtCGAGCTCCGATTGGCGGCGCCGCGAGGGGGCGTGAGGCGGGGGGCGCGCCCTGATTGGctgggcggggcggggcccgcggggccggtgccggtggcggagcggagcgggcccaagatggcggcgggcgAGAAGCGGATCCTGTGCGTGGGGCTGGCGTGCCTGGACATCATCAGCGTGGTGCAGGCCTACCCGGCCGAGGACTCCGACACCAGGtaggcccggggcggcggcggcggcggcggcggctctccccggggcccggcccggtgcccacggccccgccgccgccgcaggtGCCTGTCGCAGCGGTGGCAGCGCGGCGGGAACGCCTCCAACTCCTGCACGGTGCTGGCGCTGCTGGGAGCCCCCTGCGCCTTCATGGGCTCGCTggcccccggccgcgccgccgagtaagtggggtgcggggggtccccggggcagggggcgggggtcccggggccgccccgccttGACGCCCCCGCCGGCAGCTTCGCCCCGGGGTGGGCGTGACCCAGGCGGTGccgcagcccgcccgcccgcccgctgccgccgtcGTCGCCGTCGTCGCCAGCCGGGgcgcccgcgccgccccgcaCGCCGGTGGGCGCGCGGTGCCCCTCACCCCGCTCTCCGCCCCCCAAAGTTTCATCGCGGCGGATTTCCAGCGCCGGGGCGTGGACCTGACGCACGTGGCCTGGCAGCCCCGCGGGGACGTGCCCTGCGCCTGCTGCGTCGTCAGCGCCGCCAGCGGCTCCCGGACCATCGTGCTCCACGACACGTAAGGCTGCCAGCCCTGGTCCCCAGCGCTCGGCCGGGACGGCTCGGCGCTGcggccccctccctgccctcgcCCCGGCCGAGCCGCGCACCCGGGGCCACCCCGGGGGTCTTACGGCCGCTTGGCAGAGGCTCTGCCGGCCGAGGGAGCCCCCCGCGCCAGTTTGGGCCATCCCCTCCAATTCCACACGCGCCATCGCTGCCAATCGTCCCCGCGCCCCCGTTGGCGGCGGCACCGCTGCGTGGCCACACGCTCCGGTGCTCGGGACGGCGCTGCCGCGCCGGTGCCGCCGGCGTCCTCGCCCTGGCAGAGGCCCGGCCGCGCTCACGCGGGTTGCGCTTGGCTGTCGAGCATCGCCGGGCACCGCCGGGCGTCGCCGGCCCCTCCGGCTCCGGCAGCTCgagcccggccgccgccgcgccgcccttTGAGCCCGTTTCGGGGTCCCGCCGCGCCATCGTTAATGATCCACCCGGCCGGCGccgcccccggcgctgcccttCATCCCCGGCCGGGGATCCCCGCCTGACCCCCGCCCCGCAGGGACCTGCCCGACGTGACGGCCCGCGACTTCGAGCGCGTCGACCTCTCCCGGTACAAGTGGATTCACTGGGAGGTGAgcccggggcggcggaggggggggaCCGCggggcggggacccccgggcccGGTGCCAGGGTGTCGTGCGGCCGCAGGCCCGCAACGCGGCGGAGCAGGCGGCCATGATGCGGCGCGTGGAGCGGCACAAccgggcccggccggcggccgAGCGCGTCGGCACCTCGGTGGAGGTGGAGAAGCCGCGGGAGGAGCTGCTGCCGCTGATGGCGCTGGGCCACGTGGTGCGGGGCGGGGCCAACCGGGGTGTGGCCGGAGGGGAGGGGCCTGGCAGGGTGTGGCTCCAGAAGGGGCGTGGCCTCGATGGGGCGGGGCTCCAGGGGGCGGGGCCAAAatggggcagggccaggggctggTCCTGGCtgttggggggcagcagggggggggtcggggggcaGTGGAGGGGCTTTGGAGGTagttgggggggttggggggtgcagggggtgttggggggcggtggggggggtgcagggggggttcggggggcagcaggggggtTTGGGAGGCAatgggggggtgttggggggcagTAGGGGGTatgggggcagcaggggatattggggggtgcaggggggtgttggggggcagcaggggggtATGGGAAGCAGCAGGGTGGGTTGGGGGTTGGTGGGGGtcgcagggctgggggtggggtACGGGGGGTGCAGCTGGAGCCCTGGGGCGCAGTcagggagcggggggggggcacggtgTGCAGGGGCGCAgcggggggggtctgggggtgcagcagggccgggggtgctgggggacgTCGCCCGCCCCAGCCCCTGTCCCGCAGGTGTTCATCAGCAAGGACGTGGCCCAGCATTTCGGGTACCGGTCGGCCCCCGAGGCgctgcgggggctgcgcggccgCGTGCAGCCGGGGTAGGGGGGTGCGGGAGGGGTGCGGGTCAGGGCGGGGGGGCGCGGCCGCACCCCgcacccaccacccccccaccttcccccccccccagggccacgCTGATCTGCGCCTGGGCCGAGCAGGGGGCCGACGCCGTGGGGCCCGGCGGGGAGCTGGTGCACTCGGACGCCTTCCCCCCGGAGACCCTCGGCCTTCCCCCCGGAGACCCTCGTGGACACGCTGGCGGCCGGCGACACCTTCAACGCCGCCGTCATCTTCGCGCTCTCGGCAGGTGGGCACGGCACGGCCACGGGCACGGCCACGGCACGGCTCAGCTCGGCACGGCCCAGCCCGGCACGTCCATGGCATAGCTTGGCACAGCCATGGCTCAGCTCGGCCCGGCACGGCATGGCTTgacatggcacagcatggctcAGCTCGGCATGGCACGGCTATGGCACAGCTCAGCCTGTCATGGCACGGCTTGACATGGCACAGCCATGGCATGGCTCAGCTCGGCATGGCACagctcggctcggcacggcatGGCTCAGCTCGGCATGGCACGGCCATGGCACAGCTCAGCCTGTCATGGCACGGCTTGACATGGCACAGCCATGGCATGGCTCAGCTCGGCATGGCACAGCTATGGCACAGCTCAGCCTGTCATGGCACGGCTTGACATGGCACAGCCATGGCATGGCTCAGCTCGGCATGGCACagctcggctcggcacggcatGGCTCAGCTTGGCATGGCACGGccatggcacggcatggctcAGCTCAGCATGGCTCAGCCCGGCACGTCCATGGCATAGCTCGGCCCAACACGGCATGGCTTGACATGGCACAGCCATGGCATAGCTTGGCACGGCATGGCTCAGCTCGGCATGGCACAGCCGTggcacagctcagctcagcACGGCTCAGCCTGGCACGGCCATGGCATAGCTCAGCTCAGCCCGGCATGGCACGGCTTGGCATGGCACAGCCATGGCGTAGCTTGGCTCGGCATGGCTCGGCTCAGCATGGCACGGCCATGGCACGGCTCAGCCTGGCACGGCCATGGCATAGCTCAGCTCAGCCCGGCATGGCACGGCTTGGCATGGCACAGCCATGGCATAGCTTGGCACAGCATGGCTCAGCTCAGCATGGCACGGCCATGGCACAGttcagcccagctcagcacGGCACAGCCGTGGCACAGCTCAGCTTGgcccggcacggcacagcatggcCCAGCCATGGCATAGCTTGGCACAgcgtggcacggcacggccaTGGCATAGCTCGGCACAGTACGGCTCAGCTCAGCCCGGCATGGCACATCTTGGCACGGCACGGCCATGGCGTAGCTCGACTCGGCACAGCACGGCTCAGCTCGGCACAGCATGGCATAGCCATGGCAcggcccggcacggcacggcggcACTGACGAGCTGCCCGTTCGCCAGGGAGGAGCCTGCAGGACGCCATCACCTTCGGCTGCCGGATGGCGGGCAGGAAATGCGGGATCCAGGGCTTCGACGGCATCGTCtgcgaccccccccccgccccccgggcaccccgcagcccccgctgccccgcgctcccccaccccaataaagccccgcgctgccccccgtgccgtgccgggggccGCGCTGACCGCACCGACCACGGCCCGGGCGAGCGCCGGCAGCAGCGCCTGTATTGCTCCATCCCGCCGCGTTACGGGGGCGAGTgccccccggcctcccccgccccactgcgggctgggggggcagcggggtgtgcagggacccccccccccctccgtgAGCCCGCAGCAGTGGGGGCACCGGAGCCGCCGtggggctggcacagccctgcccgtGGCCCCCCACCGCCTACCcctccccagggtcccccccaaaACTGGGGCTGCCTCTTCCTCGGGGGCTCCAGCCTGGGGGGGCTTCCTCTGCCTCCATGGCTCCGTCCTGGGGGGCTTCGGACCCAGGGGCTACATCATGGGGGGCTCCAGCCTGGGGGGCTCCATGCTGGGGGCTTCAGCCTGGGGGGCTCCATGCTGGGGGGCTTCCTCTGCCTCCATGGCTCCGTCCTGGGGGGCTTCGGACCCAGGGGCTCCAGCCTGGGGGGCTCCGTCCTGGGGGGCTTCAGCCTGGGGGCTTCCTCTGCCTCCATGGCTCCGTCCTGGGGGGCTTCGGACCCAGGGGCTACATCATGGGGGGCTCCATGCTGGGGGGCTCCATGCTGGGGGGCTTCAGCCTGGGGGGCTCCATGCTGGGGGGCTTCCTCTGCCTCCATGGCTCTGTCCTGGGGGGGCTTCAGACCCAGGGGCTTCAGCCTGGGGGGGCTCCGTCCTGGGGGGCTTCGGACCCAGGGGCTACATCATGGGGGGCTCCATCTTGGGGGGCTCCATGCTGGGGGGCTTCCTCTGCCTCCATGGCTCCGTCCTGGGGGGCTTCGGACCCAGGGGCTCCAGCCTGGGGGGCTCCGTCCTGGGGGGCTCCATGCTGGGGGGCTTCAGCCTGGGGGGCTTCCTCTGCCTCCATGGCTCCGTGCCGGGGGGCTCCGTCCTGGGGGGCTCCGTCCTGGGGGGCTCCATGCTGGGGGGCTTCCTCTGCCTCCATGGCTCCGTCCTGGGGGGCTTCGGACCCGGGGGCTTCGGACCCAGGGGCTCCAGCCTGGGGGGCTCCGTCCTGGGGGCTCCATCCTGGGGGGCTTCCTCTGCCTCCATGGCTCCGTGCCGGGGGGCTCCATCCCagggggctgcctgcccccgtgccgtgccgtgccctgGCCCGCTCACCCCCGCGTGCCCCCCGggcgcagccccagcccctgccagcgTCCCCCCGCGTTGCTgccgcaggggctgccctggggggcCCCGGCCGGGCGAGAGCAGCAGCTCGGGGGGGTCCAGGAGCCCGTCCCGGCTCAGGTCCTGCCTCTCCAGGGCTCGGTCCACCAGCGCGGCCCACCTGCGGGGACGGGGCGCGGGCGGGGTGAGGGCCCGGCCTGGGGTCTCCGTGGGgcgcgcggggccgcccccgtGGCACCTACCAGGTCGGGGTCCGGCCGCCCCCCGTCCCGCTGCGCCAGCACCGcgcccagcagctgcagcagctccagcccgtCCAGGCGCCCGCTCCGGTCGTGGTCGTGCAGCACGAAGAGGTAGagcagggctgcggggcagagggtgccgtggggcagagggtgccgtggggctgggggtcgcGGCCCTGCCCCTCGCCGGACCCCCGGCGCCGCGCGGCCTTACCCTGCTCCCGCGTCATGGCCTCCGCGTCCCGCTCCGGCGGGCCCAGGCTCCTCACCGCGCTCCGCAGCAGCCTGGGGACGGTGGGGACGGGGTGGGCGCTcaccaccctgccccacggcctgCCCCATGGccgccctgccccacggcctgCCCCAGGGccgccctgccccacagcctgccccatggctgccctgccccacggcctgCCCCATGGccgccctgccccacggcctgccccagggccaccctgccccatggcctgCTCCGTGGCCTGCCCCAGGGccgccctgccccacagcctgcccccACGGccgccctgccccacagcctgccccatggctgccctgccccacggcctgCCCCATGGCCGCCCTGCCCCATGGTCTGCCCCATGGccgccctgccccacagcctgctcCACGGCCTGCCTCatggctgccctgccccacagcctgccccacagccagccccaggctgccctGCCCTATAGttgtccccagggccaccctgccccacagcctgccccatggccaccctgccccacagcctgccccagggctgccctgccccatAGCTTGCCCCAGGGctaccctgccccacagcctgccccaggGCCGCCCTGCCCTATAGCTGTCCCCAGgtccaccctgccccacagccagccccagggccaccctGCCCTATagctgtccccagggctgccctgccctatgtgccagggctgccctgccctaTAGCTGTCCCTAtggccaccctgccccacagcctgccccaggGCCACCCTGCCCTATAGCTGTCCCAGGGCcagcctgccccatggccaccctgccccatggccgccctgccccacagcctgccccatggccaccctgccccatggccgccctgccccacagcctgccccaggGTCACCCTGCCCTATAGCTGTCCCCGGGGCCACCCTGACCCAcagcctgccccatggccaccctgccccatggccgccctgccccacagcaagccccagggctgccctgccctaTAGCTGTCCGTGgggccacccctgccccacagccagctgggcactgcctgtgccctctccccacctgcccccgccccgggtgACCCTCAAtgtgcagccccccgggccgggggcgcaGGGCCCGGTGCTATGGGGCTCCgtggggctctgtggggctcCGTGGGACTCACGGCAGTGTGGGCGGCTCCGTGCTCAGTGGGTCGGGCTCAGGATCCAGCTTCATGGCCACAGGGGCCTCAGGCCTGGCcaggagatggggggggggggggggggggttaccTGTGCCCCTGGGTGGGGGCAGCGAGGGGGGGGGTGCCCGCCCCAATGTCCCCACAGTGCCCCACGCAGCGGCCCCTCCACCCACGGCCCCCGCAGCCCTGTCCCTCGCCACACACCCCCAGACCCCTGCGCCCCCCCAGCCGCACGCCCCTGCCACGTCCATGCACCCCACCCGCACCCATGCACCCCAGCTGTACCGGTGCCCCCAAACCACTCCTGCACCCCCGGACCCGTGTCCCCCCCGAACCTGCGCCCCCTGTACCTGTCTCCCCCCATACCTGTGCCCCCCATACCCGTGCCTCCCATACCTGTGCCCCCCCCATACCTGTGCCCCCCCATACCTGTGCCCCCCCATacctgtgccccccagccttGGGGGCAGCCCGCGCCgcggggccagcagcagcagcagcagcagcagcaggaggttcCTCATCCCGCAacctggggctgcagccgggcGAGAGCGGCCGGGTGggtgccctgggctggggcggccgtgcccggccgtggggggggggtggggggcccgggggggccctgGGAATCCGgcgtttgggggggggggggccgctcTGCACGCGGTGCTTCCACACTCGGGGTCACAGCGTGGTCCTGgagaccccccagcccctccggctgctgctcctgtgccagccctgcctgcagcccctgcctgcagcccctgcagccctcctgccctgcctgcagcccctgcagcccctcctgccctgcctgcagcccctcctgcccctgcagcccctcctgcccctgcagccctgcctgcagcccctgcagcccctcctgcccctgcagccctgcctgcagcccctgcagccctcctgccctgcctgcagcccctgcagccctgcctgcagcccctgcagccctcctgccctgcctgcagcccctgcagccctgcctgcagcccctcctgcagcccctgcagcccctcctgcccctgcagccctgcctgctgcccctgcagcccctgctacccctgcagccctgcctgctgctcctgcctgcagcccctgctgctcctgctgcccctcctgccctgcctgcagcccctgcagccctgcctgctgcccctgcagcccctgctacccctcctgcagcccctgcagccctgcctgctgcccctgctgcccctgcagcccctgctacccctgcagccctgcctgctgctcctgcctgcagcccctgctgcccctcctgccctgcctgcagcccctgcagcccctcctgctgcccctgcagcccctgctacccctcctgcagcccctgcagccctgcctgctgcccctgctgcccctgcagcccctgctaccccctgcagccctgcctgctgctcctgcctgcagcccctgctgcccctcctgccctgcctgcagcccctgcagcccctcctgcagcccctgcaggccctgcctgctgcccctgcagcccctgctacccctgcagccctgcctgctgctcctgcctgcagcccctgcagccctgcctgccctgcctgcagcccctgcagcccctcctgcagcccctgcagccctgcctgctgcccctgcagcccctgctgcccctcctgccctgcctgcagcccctgcagccctgcctgccctgcctgcagccccgccCGCGCTGGGTGCGCACAcccggccccccggcccgggtggagcagcagccccgggggggcggggagctccgggcagcggccgccggcGCCAGCGCGGCCAGGACAcggcggcacggccgggggcaccgggggcacGCGGCGGGGCACGGCTCGCGCTGCGCACGCTGCTCGCGCTGCTCACACTGCTCGCACTGCGCACTGTTCGTGCCACGCGCTGCACACTCCACACACACTGCTCGCACTGCACGCACCGCTCACACCCTTCACGCTGCCCACAGTGTGCACACTCCACACGCACTGCTCACGCTACACACTGCTCACGCTGCACACGCTGCTCACACTATTTGCACTACTCACACTGCACACGCTGCTCACGCTGTTCACACTGCTCACGCTGCACACACTGCTCACACTGCTCACACTACTCACGCTGCACACACTGCTTACGCTGCACACACTGCTTACGCTGCTCACGCTACACGCTGCTCACATCACTCACGCTGCACACCACTCATGTTGCACACACTGCTCATGCTGCACATTGCTCATGCCATTCACACTGCACACTCCACACACACTGCTCACACTGCACATGCCTGTCCACACTGCTCACACTGCTCATGCTGCTCACGCTGTTCACACTGCTCACGCTGTTCACACTGCTCACACTGCGCACACTGCACACACTGCTCACACACTGCTCACACTGCACACCACTGTACACGCTGCTCACACTGCGCACACTGTACACGCTGCTCACACTGCTGACGCTGCACACACTACTCACACTGCACACACTGTACACGCTGCTCACACTGCTGACGCTGCACACACTGCTCACACTGCGCACACTGTACACGCTGCTCACACTGCTGACGCTGCACACACTACTCACACTGCGCACACTGTACACGCTGCTCACACTGCTGACGCTGCACACGCTTGCTCACACTGTGCACACTGTACACGCTGCTCACACTGCTGACGCTGCTCACACTGCTGACGCTGCACACACTGTACACGCTGCTCACACTGCTCACGCTGCTCACACTGTACACGCTGCTCACGCTGCTCACGCTGCTCACACTGCTCACGCTGCTCACACTACTCACACTGTGCACACTGTACACGCTGCACACACTGCTGACGCTGCACACACTGCTCACCCTGCGCACACTGCTGACACTGCACACACTGTACACGCTGTTCACACTGCTCACGCTGCACACACTGCTCACGCTGTACACGCTGCTCACACTACTCACACTGCTGACGCTGCTCACACTGCTCACGCTGCTCACGCTGCACACACGCTGTACACACTGCTCACACTGCTCACGCTGCTCACACTACTCACACTGCTGACGCTGCTCACACTGCACACACTACTCACACTGCACACGCTGCACACACTGCTCACGCTGCTCACACTGCTCACACTGCTCACGCTGCTCACGCTGCTCACTGCTCAGGCCGCAGCCCGTGCACGCTCCCAGGCACCGCGCACAGCGCCCGCCCCGATGCTCGCCCCGCTCCCAATCgcccccggagcccccggcGCCCACTCACCCGGCCCCGCTCTCCCGTctcggcgccgcccgccccgccccgccccgccccgccccgggccaCGTCGCCGCCACCTCCCCCCGCGCCGGCACCGCCACCGGTAccagccccgggccccgccccgcccgccgggccctTCCCTGCCCGGGGGGATCAACCCCacccgcggcggctgcggccgcgccccgccggcagcgcagGGGTTAACCGGTGCCCTGCGCCCCTGCCCGCGACAAAGAtggccgccggggccgcgcgcGCCCGCTCCGGGGCGGGNNNNNNNNNNNNNNNNNNNNNNNNNNNNNNNNNNNNNNNNNNNNNNNNN
This genomic interval from Pelecanus crispus isolate bPelCri1 chromosome 3, bPelCri1.pri, whole genome shotgun sequence contains the following:
- the LOC142593220 gene encoding LOW QUALITY PROTEIN: cell growth regulator with EF hand domain protein 1-like (The sequence of the model RefSeq protein was modified relative to this genomic sequence to represent the inferred CDS: deleted 2 bases in 1 codon) is translated as MRNLLLLLLLLLLPAARAAPKAGGHRPEAPVAMKLDPEPDPLSTEPPTLPLLRSAVRSLGPPERDAEAMTREQALLYLFVLHDHDRSGRLDGLELLQLLGAVLAQRDGGRPDPDLVAALVDRALERQDLSRDGLLDPPELLLSPGRGPPGQPLRQQRGGTLAGAGAAPGGHAGVSGPGHGTARGQAAPWDGAPRHGAMEAEEAPQDGAPRTEAMEAEEAPQHGAPQAGAPHDVAPGSEAPQDGAMEAEEAPPGWSPRGRGSPSFGGDPGEG
- the LOC142593253 gene encoding LOW QUALITY PROTEIN: ketohexokinase-like (The sequence of the model RefSeq protein was modified relative to this genomic sequence to represent the inferred CDS: deleted 1 base in 1 codon); the encoded protein is MAAGEKRILCVGLACLDIISVVQAYPAEDSDTRCLSQRWQRGGNASNSCTVLALLGAPCAFMGSLAPGRAADFIAADFQRRGVDLTHVAWQPRGDVPCACCVVSAASGSRTIVLHDTDLPDVTARDFERVDLSRYKWIHWEARNAAEQAAMMRRVERHNRARPAAERVGTSVEVEKPREELLPLMALGHVVFISKDVAQHFGYRSAPEALRGLRGRVQPGATLICAWAEQGADAVGPGGELVHSDPSPRRPSAFPPETLVDTLAAGDTFNAAVIFALSAGRSLQDAITFGCRMAGRKCGIQGFDGIPPLPRAPPPQ